A stretch of the Archangium violaceum genome encodes the following:
- the secF gene encoding protein translocase subunit SecF: MQLLKNKTNIDFIGKRKPALFISTAINLIILIGIAVWGFNLGVDFAGGTVVEVKFDHPISAAEVRKRAESGGLHDVAVQSIGSADENSFLLRLGGVTQLTEESAGKAASALQALGPVDPKNVRSDLANGIINFRSAQPLDAEQVRAAVEGAGTGVEEVRELGQAQAGGFDYQVVASGMADRIRSALMSGVQQDKPDFEMRRTEYVGPQVGKQLRNRGVMALLYSMMAILVYVAFRFDFKFGPGALLAMLHDVVMVAGFYLFSRAEFSLTAIAALLTVVGYSVNDTIVVYDRIREDMGKYKGKPLAEVINIAVNDTLARTILTSGTTALSLVGLIIFGVGEIRDFAWAMLVGIIVGTYSSVYIASPLTIWLDERAAAREAKKGGMEQPKVA; encoded by the coding sequence ATGCAACTGCTCAAGAACAAGACGAACATCGACTTCATCGGCAAGCGCAAGCCGGCGCTCTTCATCTCCACGGCGATCAACCTGATCATCCTGATCGGCATCGCCGTGTGGGGCTTCAACCTCGGCGTGGACTTCGCCGGCGGTACGGTGGTGGAGGTGAAGTTCGACCACCCCATCTCCGCGGCGGAAGTCCGCAAGCGCGCCGAGTCCGGCGGGCTGCACGACGTCGCCGTGCAGAGCATCGGCTCGGCGGACGAGAACTCGTTCCTGCTGCGCCTGGGTGGCGTGACCCAGCTCACCGAGGAGAGCGCCGGCAAGGCGGCCTCGGCCCTCCAGGCCCTGGGCCCGGTGGACCCGAAGAACGTCCGCTCGGACCTGGCCAACGGCATCATCAACTTCCGCTCCGCGCAGCCCCTCGACGCCGAGCAGGTCCGCGCGGCGGTGGAAGGGGCCGGCACGGGCGTGGAAGAGGTGCGCGAGCTGGGTCAGGCGCAGGCCGGTGGCTTCGACTACCAGGTCGTCGCCAGCGGCATGGCGGACCGGATCCGCAGCGCGCTGATGTCGGGCGTGCAGCAGGACAAGCCGGACTTCGAGATGCGCCGCACCGAGTACGTGGGTCCGCAGGTCGGCAAGCAGCTGCGCAACCGCGGCGTCATGGCCCTGCTGTACTCCATGATGGCCATCCTCGTGTACGTGGCGTTCCGGTTCGACTTCAAGTTCGGCCCCGGCGCGCTGCTCGCCATGCTCCACGACGTCGTGATGGTGGCCGGCTTCTACCTGTTCAGCCGCGCCGAGTTCAGCCTCACCGCCATCGCCGCGCTGCTCACCGTCGTGGGTTACTCGGTCAACGACACCATCGTGGTCTACGACCGCATCCGCGAGGACATGGGCAAGTACAAGGGCAAGCCGCTGGCCGAGGTCATCAACATCGCCGTCAACGACACCCTGGCTCGCACCATCCTCACCTCGGGCACCACGGCCCTCTCCCTCGTCGGTCTCATCATCTTCGGCGTCGGTGAGATCCGCGACTTCGCCTGGGCCATGCTCGTGGGCATCATCGTCGGCACGTACTCGTCCGTGTACATCGCCAGCCCGCTCACCATCTGGCTCGATGAGCGCGCCGCCGCTCGCGAGGCCAAGAAGGGCGGCATGGAGCAGCCCAAGGTCGCCTGA
- a CDS encoding YHS domain-containing protein → MKDVSKRHLDPVCGKQLEAPESRPSTEYKKRRYFFCSERCRTAFERQAERFRMNDLARAGALLTPGRVRWGIA, encoded by the coding sequence ATGAAGGACGTATCGAAGCGACACCTGGATCCGGTCTGCGGCAAGCAATTGGAGGCGCCCGAGAGCCGTCCGTCCACGGAGTACAAGAAGCGTCGGTATTTCTTCTGCTCGGAGCGGTGCCGCACGGCGTTCGAGCGTCAGGCCGAGCGATTCCGCATGAACGACCTGGCCCGCGCGGGAGCGCTGCTGACGCCGGGACGGGTGCGCTGGGGCATTGCCTGA
- the recJ gene encoding single-stranded-DNA-specific exonuclease RecJ, with protein sequence MRWLMPEVPQEQAASLAAELGLHPLSARVLVHRGLRTPEAASAFLSDRLADLPDPFRMKGMAAAVDRLFRAIREKERITLYGDYDVDGVCSTSLVCLFLRELGARPATYIPHRLDEGYGLNLQAVEKIASDGTRVLVTLDCGVTSVAEISRAKELGLDVVVVDHHTVPPTLPPAVAVLNPHQPGCEYPTKHLCAAGVAFNLCMGLRKKLREDGWFATRKEPNLKALLDLVAMATVADVVPLTGANRILVHHGLQELSAGRRYGVRALKEVAGLEADSPVTAGQVGFRLGPRINAAGRLHDASLGLQLLCSESLDAARSLAQVLDRANAERQGIESSILTEALAQAQERAEHARGFVLYADGWHPGVIGIVASRVVERFHRPTVMIGVKDGVGKGSARSIEGFHLYDALSGCADLLARFGGHKHAAGLTVEAKHLPALRESFERIARQRLTPEDLIPRCKVDAVVRVNELDERAVEALQRLGPFGQGNPEPVLVLRHQVARPRVLPPKSGGAGHLKLALVDAPSVDAIGFGMADRLALTEGPVDLAFQAGFDTFRGQRRLSLKLKDLRVAA encoded by the coding sequence GTGCGTTGGTTGATGCCGGAAGTACCCCAGGAGCAGGCAGCGTCGCTGGCCGCTGAGCTGGGGCTGCATCCGCTCTCCGCGCGCGTGCTCGTGCACCGGGGCCTGCGCACCCCCGAGGCCGCCTCGGCCTTCCTGTCGGACCGGCTGGCGGACCTCCCCGATCCCTTCCGGATGAAGGGCATGGCCGCCGCCGTGGATCGGCTGTTCCGCGCCATCCGCGAGAAGGAGCGCATCACCCTCTACGGCGACTACGACGTGGATGGCGTGTGCTCCACCTCGCTCGTGTGCCTGTTCCTGCGCGAGCTGGGCGCCAGGCCGGCCACGTACATCCCCCACCGGTTGGACGAGGGCTACGGCCTCAACCTCCAGGCGGTGGAGAAGATCGCCTCGGACGGGACCCGGGTCCTGGTGACACTCGACTGCGGCGTCACCTCCGTGGCGGAGATCTCCCGGGCGAAGGAGCTGGGCCTGGACGTGGTGGTGGTGGATCACCACACGGTGCCCCCCACGCTGCCCCCGGCCGTGGCGGTGCTCAACCCGCACCAGCCCGGCTGCGAGTACCCCACCAAGCACCTGTGCGCCGCCGGCGTGGCCTTCAACCTCTGCATGGGCCTGCGCAAGAAGCTGCGCGAGGACGGCTGGTTCGCCACCCGCAAGGAGCCCAACCTCAAGGCGCTGCTCGATCTGGTGGCCATGGCCACGGTGGCGGACGTGGTGCCCCTCACGGGCGCCAACCGCATCCTCGTCCACCATGGGCTGCAGGAGCTCTCCGCGGGCCGCCGCTACGGCGTGCGCGCGCTCAAGGAGGTCGCCGGCCTCGAGGCGGACAGCCCCGTCACCGCCGGGCAGGTGGGCTTCCGTCTGGGGCCTCGCATCAACGCCGCGGGCCGTCTGCATGACGCCTCGCTGGGGCTTCAGCTGTTGTGCTCCGAGTCACTCGACGCGGCGCGCTCGCTGGCGCAGGTGCTGGATCGCGCCAACGCCGAGCGGCAGGGCATCGAGAGCAGCATCCTCACCGAGGCGCTCGCCCAGGCGCAGGAGCGGGCCGAGCACGCGCGCGGCTTCGTCCTCTACGCGGACGGCTGGCACCCGGGTGTCATCGGAATCGTGGCCTCGCGCGTGGTGGAGCGCTTCCACCGGCCCACCGTCATGATCGGAGTGAAGGACGGGGTAGGGAAGGGCTCGGCGCGCAGCATCGAGGGCTTCCACCTCTACGACGCGCTCAGCGGTTGCGCGGACCTGCTCGCGCGCTTCGGTGGGCACAAGCACGCCGCCGGCCTCACCGTGGAGGCGAAGCACCTGCCCGCCCTGCGTGAGTCCTTCGAGCGCATCGCCCGGCAGCGGCTCACGCCGGAGGATCTGATTCCCCGCTGCAAGGTGGACGCGGTGGTGCGCGTGAACGAGCTGGACGAGCGCGCGGTGGAGGCGCTGCAGCGGCTCGGGCCTTTCGGACAGGGCAACCCCGAGCCCGTGCTGGTGCTGCGCCATCAAGTGGCTCGCCCGCGCGTGCTGCCGCCCAAGTCCGGAGGCGCCGGCCACCTCAAGCTGGCCCTGGTGGACGCCCCCTCCGTGGACGCCATCGGCTTCGGCATGGCGGACCGGCTGGCGCTCACCGAGGGTCCGGTGGACCTGGCCTTCCAGGCTGGCTTCGACACCTTCCGCGGGCAGCGGCGGCTGTCCCTCAAGCTCAAGGACCTGCGCGTCGCGGCCTGA
- the secD gene encoding protein translocase subunit SecD, which translates to MDRGWYWRLGLIIGVTLLTIWCLIPSYYSLFVLDKSQRNNLALLEEKLPAWAPPAKYRINLGLDLQGGIHMVMRVDTKTALQKRTERRGDQIARYINDKQLGQVTVDTDAEALQLTLTAQDPATMDAIEKEVLATFTDFVRVSRDGNKLVLAPDEGQVNLFREESVDQAMLVIRRRIDKWGVAEVDVRKLGTDAIQISLPGRNDPEQAKELVGTTAQLEFRMVDDTTDFFGKTFQESPPPEGSNITLTTAEGFPQLQGPNREALLAYLKDKTPQDREVLMECIPSATKKGVCDSYRTYLVEKDVPLTGESLTGADASLSQLNEPEVNVSFDAAGAREFEQLTEKGVGRRMAIVLDDYVQSAPRINERIGGGRARITMGRSGGRPLQEWLSDAQTLALALKAGALPAPVTTGEIRQVGASLGDELIRKGGLAAGVGVLCVIVFMALYYRSAGLIADVALLLNGLLILGGLALFNATLTLPGIAGFVLTLGIAVDANVLINERIREELSHGKTARAAVDQGYDRAFWTIFDAHVTALIAGFILFFTGTGPVRGFATTLIIGLLASLFTSILVTRVIMTYFVHGRNAQTVSV; encoded by the coding sequence ATGGACCGCGGCTGGTACTGGAGGCTGGGCCTGATCATCGGCGTGACGCTGCTGACCATCTGGTGCCTCATTCCCTCCTATTATTCCCTGTTCGTGCTCGACAAGAGCCAGCGCAACAACCTGGCCCTGCTCGAGGAGAAGCTGCCCGCGTGGGCGCCCCCGGCGAAGTACCGCATCAACCTGGGGCTGGACCTGCAGGGTGGCATCCACATGGTGATGCGGGTGGACACCAAGACGGCGCTGCAGAAGCGGACCGAGCGCCGGGGGGATCAGATCGCCCGCTACATCAACGACAAGCAGCTGGGCCAGGTGACCGTGGACACGGACGCCGAGGCGCTCCAGCTCACGCTGACGGCGCAGGATCCGGCCACCATGGACGCGATCGAGAAGGAGGTGCTCGCCACCTTCACCGACTTCGTCCGGGTGTCGCGTGACGGCAACAAGCTGGTGCTGGCGCCGGACGAGGGCCAGGTGAACCTCTTCCGCGAGGAGTCGGTGGACCAGGCGATGCTCGTCATCCGCCGCCGCATCGACAAGTGGGGCGTGGCCGAGGTGGACGTGCGCAAGCTGGGCACCGACGCCATCCAGATCTCCCTGCCGGGCCGCAATGATCCCGAGCAGGCCAAGGAGCTGGTGGGCACCACGGCGCAGCTCGAGTTCCGCATGGTGGACGACACCACGGACTTCTTCGGGAAGACCTTCCAGGAGTCCCCGCCGCCGGAGGGCAGCAACATCACGCTGACCACCGCCGAGGGCTTCCCCCAGCTGCAGGGCCCCAACCGCGAGGCGCTGCTGGCGTACCTGAAGGACAAGACGCCCCAGGACCGCGAGGTGCTGATGGAGTGCATCCCCAGCGCGACGAAAAAGGGCGTGTGCGACAGCTACCGCACCTACCTGGTGGAGAAGGACGTGCCGCTGACGGGCGAGAGCCTGACGGGCGCGGACGCTTCGCTCAGCCAGCTCAACGAGCCGGAGGTGAACGTCAGCTTCGACGCGGCTGGCGCGCGTGAGTTCGAGCAGCTCACCGAGAAGGGGGTGGGCCGCCGCATGGCCATCGTCCTGGACGACTACGTGCAGTCGGCGCCGCGCATCAACGAGCGCATCGGTGGTGGCCGGGCGCGCATCACCATGGGCCGCTCGGGTGGCCGTCCCCTCCAGGAGTGGCTGTCCGACGCGCAGACGCTGGCGCTGGCCCTCAAGGCGGGCGCGCTGCCGGCGCCGGTGACCACCGGTGAGATCCGCCAGGTGGGCGCCTCGCTGGGCGACGAGCTCATCCGCAAGGGCGGCCTGGCCGCGGGCGTGGGCGTGCTCTGCGTCATCGTCTTCATGGCCCTCTACTACAGGTCCGCCGGCCTCATCGCGGACGTGGCGCTGCTGCTCAATGGCCTGCTCATCCTCGGTGGCCTGGCGCTCTTCAACGCCACGCTCACCCTGCCGGGCATCGCCGGCTTCGTGCTGACGCTCGGTATCGCGGTGGATGCCAACGTGCTCATCAACGAGCGCATCCGCGAGGAGCTCAGCCACGGCAAGACGGCTCGCGCCGCGGTGGACCAGGGCTACGATCGTGCCTTCTGGACCATCTTCGACGCGCACGTCACCGCGCTCATCGCCGGCTTCATCCTCTTCTTCACGGGCACGGGTCCGGTGCGCGGTTTCGCCACCACGCTCATCATCGGCCTGCTGGCGTCGCTCTTCACGTCCATCCTCGTGACGCGCGTCATCATGACCTACTTCGTCCACGGTCGTAACGCCCAGACGGTGTCCGTCTAG
- a CDS encoding MFS transporter codes for MPTPSIPETQPIHAQRPLTGQDARTLALAALGGALEFYDFIIFVFFARAIGQLFFPADTAEWLRQLQTYGLFAVAYLARPLGGIVMAHFGDRSGRKRMFALSVFMMAVPTLLIGMLPTFATMGYGAPLALLVLRMLQGAAVGGEVPGAWVFVSEHVPARRVGFACGTLTSGLTFGILLGSLVATAINKIYTPDEVLAFAWRVPFLVGGVFGFFAVFLRRWLAETPVFEEMRKRRALVEELPLKAVLRGHVAGVVVSMLLTWVLTAGIVVVILLTQDLLQKLYGIAPAQALEANSVATLSLTLGCICFGLLADGWGVVRALTLGCAALLVATYVFYTGVGQSPGHLVPLYAMAGFCVGVVGVVPTVMVHAFPPAVRFSGISFSYNVAYAIFGGLTPMVVTLLTKTSPMGPAFYVAGVCCVGLLVALYLGFASRSRFSAMSAS; via the coding sequence GTGCCAACCCCTTCGATCCCAGAAACCCAGCCGATTCACGCACAGCGACCGCTCACCGGACAGGACGCCAGGACGCTCGCTCTGGCGGCGCTGGGTGGCGCGCTCGAGTTCTACGACTTCATCATCTTCGTGTTCTTCGCCCGGGCGATCGGCCAGCTGTTCTTCCCGGCCGACACGGCGGAGTGGCTGCGCCAGCTGCAGACGTATGGGCTGTTCGCGGTCGCCTACCTGGCGCGTCCCCTGGGCGGCATCGTGATGGCGCACTTCGGCGACCGCAGTGGCCGCAAGCGGATGTTCGCGCTGAGCGTGTTCATGATGGCCGTGCCGACGCTCCTCATCGGCATGCTGCCCACCTTCGCCACCATGGGTTACGGAGCGCCCCTGGCGCTGCTGGTGCTTCGTATGCTCCAGGGCGCGGCCGTGGGCGGTGAGGTGCCGGGTGCCTGGGTCTTCGTCTCCGAGCACGTGCCGGCTCGTCGCGTCGGCTTCGCCTGCGGCACGCTCACCTCGGGGCTGACGTTCGGCATCCTGCTCGGCTCGCTCGTGGCGACCGCGATCAACAAGATCTACACCCCGGACGAGGTGCTGGCGTTCGCGTGGCGCGTGCCCTTCCTGGTGGGAGGCGTGTTCGGCTTCTTCGCCGTGTTCCTGCGCCGCTGGTTGGCCGAGACGCCGGTGTTCGAGGAGATGCGCAAGCGCCGGGCCCTGGTGGAGGAACTGCCGCTCAAGGCCGTGCTGCGCGGCCATGTCGCCGGGGTGGTGGTGTCCATGCTGCTCACCTGGGTGCTCACCGCCGGCATCGTGGTGGTGATCCTCCTGACGCAGGATCTGCTGCAGAAGCTCTACGGCATCGCGCCGGCCCAGGCGCTGGAGGCCAACAGCGTCGCCACGCTGAGCCTCACCCTGGGGTGTATCTGCTTCGGCCTGCTCGCGGATGGCTGGGGCGTCGTCCGGGCGCTGACCCTCGGCTGTGCCGCGCTGCTCGTGGCGACGTACGTGTTCTACACCGGCGTGGGCCAGTCTCCGGGGCACCTCGTTCCGCTGTACGCGATGGCGGGCTTCTGCGTCGGCGTGGTCGGCGTGGTGCCCACGGTGATGGTGCACGCCTTCCCTCCGGCCGTGCGCTTCTCGGGCATCTCGTTCTCGTACAACGTGGCCTACGCCATCTTCGGCGGGCTCACGCCCATGGTCGTCACCCTGCTCACGAAGACGAGCCCGATGGGGCCCGCTTTCTATGTGGCCGGGGTGTGCTGCGTGGGGCTGCTCGTGGCGCTCTACCTGGGATTCGCGAGCCGCTCGCGTTTCTCCGCCATGAGCGCCTCGTAG